From the genome of Streptomyces xanthophaeus:
GTTTCATCGGGAATACGTACGTCCACCGGCCGGCACTCGCCGGCCTCGACGTCGTGTGGATGAGCCTCCCAACAAATCACGACACCCTTGGTCAGGTATTTCGTTAGGGTTCCGGCATGCGCGCCGATCGGCTGGTCTCACTGGTGCTGCTGCTGCGCCGGCACGGTCGGTTGACCGCGGACACCCTGGCCCGTGAGCTGCAGGTGTCCACCCGTACCGTGCTGCGCGACATCGAGGCACTGTCGGCGGCCGGCGTCCCGGTCTACGCCGAACGCGGCCGGCACGGCGGTTTCGAGTTGCTGCCCGGCTTCCGGACCGAGCTCACCGGACTGAACCACGACGAGGCCCTGGCCCTGCTGGCCGCCGGATCGGGGCGCGGCGAGCGGGTGTTCGGCCTCGGGCAGGCACTCACCTCGGCCATGCGTAAGGTGGTCGACGCGCTGCCCGAAAGCCACCGGTCCACCGCGAGCGACGCGGCCCAGCGGTTTCTCGTCGAGCCGGAGACGGACCTGCTCTCACGCCGGCCGGTCACCGACGAGGTGCCCGGCACCACGATGATCGAGGTCCGGCGCGCGGTGCTCGCCGGACACAAGCTGCGCATCCACTACGCGCCCACCGGCCGGCCACCGCAGTGGCGCACGGTGGATCCGATCGGCCTGGTGACCGTACGCGACCGGGCCTACCTGCTGGCCACGAGATCCGGTGCGGACCGTACTTACCGGCTGTCACGGGTGCTGGCGGCCGAGGAACTCCCCGAAACGGCCGAGCGCCCGAACCGGGTCGATCTGGACCGGATCTGGCGGGAACGCTCCGCGCGGTTCCTCAGCGACGGCCACCTCACCGTGCTGGTACGGGTCGACCCGGCGCGGCGGGAGGACCTGCTGGACACCGCGGTCGCCGTCCGCGCCGAAGAACCCGACCCGGACGGCCGGCTGCGGCTGGAGCTGACCTTCCAGGATTCACGACATGCCGAATGGGCACTGTGGCAGCTCGGGACGGACGCGGAAGCCCTGGCCCCGCCGTCGCTGCGCACCGCCCTGCGCGACCGTGCCGCCGCGCTCGCCGCCCGCTACGCGGACCCGTCCTGAGCGCCCTACGGCGTGGCGCGGTTCCGCTCCCGCGGAGCACGCGGGAGCGGAACCGAGCCCCCGTACACGGCGTCAGCCGCGGTGGAACACGACCTCCGGGTCGGCCGCCGTCGGACCGTCCAGGCGCGGTGCCGCCTTCCCGCGCAGGTGCAGGTCGAAGAAGTCGCCGACGTACGCCCGGGTGATCTGCTGGGAGCGGGTGCCCGACAGCGGTGTCTCCGGGTGCGGGTACCCGGCCTGGTCGCCCAGTACGGGCCAGTCGGTGAAACCGGGATGCCCGGCTCCCGTGACGGTCAGCCAGCGCTTCCAGCCGTCCAGCCGGGGCCAGCTGTCCTCCCACGAGGTGTCGGGGAAGTCGGGCGGCAGCAGGGCGGGGTCGCCGGCGAGCATCAGGAAGGGACGGCCGCCGAGACCGGTTTGGGGTACGGGTGTGAAGAAGGTGCCGTCCATGTTGACCCCGGCGTCCACGCGCGGGTCCACGGCCATGGTGGCCGATGCGGCCGCACCGCCGATCGAATGCCCGGCCATGCCGATGTGGCGGGGGTCGATCAGCCAGGAGTACCGCCACGCCGGGTGCGGGCCGGTCAGCCGGTCCAGGACGAACGGGACGTCACGGGCCCGGCCGTCGGAGACCCGGTGCAGCGACCCGTCGGGGAACACCTGCTCGCACGCCTTGCAGGTGAGCATCCGGCCGCCGGGGAAGACGGTGCCGTCCGACTCGTACGCGTGGTCCACCGCCGCGACGACGTACCCGCGGCTGGCGAGGTCCTCCGCCAGGGTGGTCAGCGAGGAGCGGGGCATGGTGAAGCCGGGGGAGAGCACGACCAGCGGGTAGCGGTTCGCGGCGGGACGGGGCAGCGCGCCCGTCCGTGCGTTCGTCCTCGTGGCCGCGATGCGTTCGGGGGTGACGTACTCGCCGAGCTGCCCCCGGTCGGTCAGCAGCGCCTTGGCCTCGGGAGCGCTCGTGTAGGGAGCGGGAGTTCCGGTGTGCGCGAGCGCGGGGTAGTAGAGCGACAGGAGTAATTCCCGGTCGGCCGTGGGCACCCAGGGGTCCTTGCGCTCGCGGTCCACCAGGTGGAGGGTGTCGCGGCCCACGGCGAAGTCGCCGGTGGGCTTCGGGAGTTCGATTCTGGAGACGCCGGCCGGCGCGGACGCGGCCACGGCCGGCGTGGCGAGCGTGCCGGGCGCGGTGAGGACCAGACCGGTCGCCACCGCCGTCAGCACACGGATGATCTTCTTCATGTCGGCATCGTAAGGCATCTTTAGGCAAGGCTTACCTAAGTTCGATGAGATGTCGTGGAGTTGGGCCGGCCGGGCTCGGTGCTCTCGGGGTTCAGGTGTGCATATCCGGTCAAGCTGAGTGGCCGTCGGATGAACCGTGCGCGGCCGGCGGCAGGTCAGCGAGGGGTGGGTCCGCACGTCGTGGGCGGCGCGAGCGGCGCCGGGGTGTGGCGGGGGAGCGGAGGTGCCCCCTGTGAGCTGCCCGAACGACCATTCGTTCGCCGATATACGGATGCTCTGTCCGTAAATCGGTCCTGCGGGTGCGACTTGCCTTCGCGTCAGACAGTCTGATCCCGCAATGACGCGATATCGAAACCAAATATCGCGTTCAACCTTTGAATCGAAAGAGAGTTTCGTCGTGCGTCACCGCATCGCAGCTGCCTCCGCCGCCACGCTCCTCTGTCTGGTGGGCGCCACCGGCATGGCAGCCGCCCAGCCCTCCAGCCTGTACGCCCCGTCCGCCCTGGTGTTCACCATCGCGCAGGGCGACGACGTCGCCACCTCCACCGTCGTCCGGGCCGCCACCCTCAGCTGCGCCCCGACCGCGCAGGGCACCCACCCGGACCCGAAGGCCGCCTGCACCACCCTCAACTCCACCGGCGGAGCGCTGGACCGCCTGCTGGCCTCGCCGGACCCGGACCGTGCCTGCCCCATGCACTACGCCCCGGTCACCGTCACCGCCGACGGTGTGTGGAAGGGCAGCCGCGTCGCCTGGAAGTACACCTTCTCCAACACCTGCGTGATGTCCACGACCCTCAACGGGAACGCCGTCTTCGCGTTCTGATCCACCGTTGTGATCCATCGTTCCGATCCCGGGTTCTGATCCCGCGTCGGACCTGTGCCGGGCGTGCTCCGGGCGTGCTGAGGCACCCCGTGGAGCGCGCCCCGCTTCCGGACCGTTCCCGGCCCGAAAGCGAGGCGCTGCCTTCCGCCACAGGTCTGTGCCTACGTGGTGTTCCCCTCCCGGGCCGAGACGGTGACGTGGTCCACCCGCATCGCATGGCCCGGCTCGGTGGCCGGACCCGCGCTCGCGCCGTCGGCGAGCGGCAGATTCCCGCCGACCGCCACGTCGAGGATCAGGAACAGCCCGTGGTCGACGGCCGCCTCCCACGTCCCCGGGTCCATCCGGTCGGCGGCCACCCGGTGGTACACGCGTCCGTCCAGATACCAGCGCACCTCCTGCGCGCCGGGTGCGAGGTCGACCTCGACGGCGTACGAGTGGAACGCCGTACGGCAGCCGTCGCACGGCTGCGGACCGGAGGTCAGGCCGGCGGGTTCCCGGCACGGGCCGCCTTCCGGCACACCGCAGTGCATCGTCCCGAAGACGGTGTCCCGCCCGTTCACGGACTCCATGACGTCGAGCTCCCCGACCCCCGGCCACCCCGTGTACCCGTCGCGCAGCGGTGCCCCCAGGGTCCAGAAGGCCGGCCAGTATCCCGCCGCCTTCTCCCCGGTCACGTCCGGCAGGGCGATCGACGCCTCGATCCGCAGGATCCCACGGGGCGGCGGCGCGAAGTCGGAGCGCCGCGTCTCGATCCGTCCCGAACTCCACCGGCCGTCCTTTCGGGTGGGCACGATCTCCAGTGCGCCCTTCCCGTCGAGGCGGACGTTGTCGGCAGAGTCGGTCATGGTCTCGATCTCGCCGGTGCCCCACTGCGGCGCGGGGCAGCCCGGGTAGCAGGTGCCGATGTCGTGGACCCAGTCGGCGGCGGACGGACGGGCGCCCGCCGGGCCGTCGAAGTCGTCGCGCAGCAGCCGCGTCCACCCGTCCGCCCCCGGCACAGGCGTCCCCGTTGCCGCCGCCCCCGGTGCCGCTCCGCCCGCGGCGGGCAGCAGCCCGGCCTCCGTGAGCAGCCGCTCCAGGCGGTTGGTCAGGACCACGGCCGCCGCGTTGGTCAGGTGGGCGTCGTCCCGGTAGAGCAGGATCCGGTCGAGCACGGCCGGGCAGGTCGGCCCGTCGCCCGGGCACAGGACCCGGTTCACGCCGACGCTCCGTACGCCGGGCAGCGCGCCGGACGCGATCCGCCGCGCCAGCGGATCCGGCAGCTGGGCGTCCGCGCGGCTGAACGCACAGTCGGCCGGGGATCCGGGACTGCCGGACACGCACGCCGGGATGTCCCTGCCGGGCACGGGAGTGTCCTCCACGTAGACGATCGGCGCCCCCAGGGCCCGGAGCGGCGTCAGCGTCTTCTCCCAGGCCTCGGCCAGCAGCTGCGCGTCGTCGGTGTACCGGTTGAGCGAGGCGATCACGATGAGGCGCGGCTTCGGCTGCTGCCGCAGCCGCTCCAGGGAGTCCGCCCGCCAGGTGTCGCACTCCCGGTAGGCGCGCCCGAGCTGAGGGCTGTCCACCGCGAGCTCCGGCAGGGGGCAGCCCTGCTTCACCAGTTCCTGCAGCGCCCAGCCCCGTTGCGAGGCCAGCGCCAGCACCGGGGAGAACCACTGCCCGGCGTGCGAGTCCCCGAGCAGCACGATCCGGTCCGGGCTGTCCACCGCGCCGAACAGGCAGTCCGGGCTGCGCGTCCCGGCCGGGGCGACCTCGCAGGCCCCGTCCGGCGGGAAGTCCCCCCGGGCCTGCGCGGGGCTGGGCACCACCGGCCCGTCGACGAGCGGAGTGCCGGCCGTCCGGGCGAGCAGGGTGGGGCCCGAGGCGGCTCCCGGCGGCAGCCCCTGTATGTCGACCGGACCGGCCGGGCCCAGCACGCGCAGTGTCGTCGTACCCACCACCAGCGCGAGGACCACCGGCAGCACGATCGCCGACACGCCCACCGACAGCCCGCGGCGGGGGAGTTCGGAGACCGTGCGCGAGCGGCGCAGCGGCTGTTCCACCCAGCGCATGGTGGCCAGGGCCGGCAGTACGGCCGCCAGGGTCAGCGCGGTCTTCGCAGGCCAGGCGAGCGTGCCGAACCGGGCCTCGGCGAGGACGAGCACCGGCCAGTGCCACAGGTACAGGGTGTAGGAGAGCCGCCCGACGGCCCGGGGCGCCCGCCCCGCCAGCAGCCGCCCCACGTCCCAGGTGCCCGGGGTGTGCCGCTCGCCCCGGCCGGGTATCGCGGCGAGGATCACGGCGGCGGCCGCCAGGGTCGGCACGAGCGCCGCGTGACCGGGGTACGGGGTCCCGGCGTCGTACGACACGACGCACCAGCCGATCGCCGAGGCCCCGGCCCAGCCGCACAGCAGCCGCAGGGGACGCGGACCGCGCATCAGGTGCCAGGGCAGCAGGGCGAGCAGCGCCCCGACACCGAACTGCCAGACCCGCGAGGGAGTTCCGAGGTACGCGAGCGATACGGAGCGCCCGGTCCAGTACACCGCCATCGCGAACGAGGCCAGGGCGAGCGGGGCGGCGGCCAGCAGCACCACCAGCCGTACGGCCCGGCCCCGGCGGACCGCCCGGGCCGCGCACAGCACCAGTACCGCCAGCAGCGGGGCCCAGAAGAGGTAGAACTGCTCCTCGACGGCGAGGGACCAGAAGTGCAGCAGCGGGCTCTGGTCGTGCCCGGCGGCGAGATAGTCGGTCCGCTGCGACACGAACCGCCAGTTGGCGAAGGACAGGGCCGCCGCGACGACGTCGTACTCCATGTCGGCGCGGCGCAGCGGTACGGTCAGCCAGGCTCCGGCGACGGCCATCGCGGCGAGCACCACGGCGGCGGAGGGCAGCAGCCGCCGGGCCCGCCGGGAGAAGAAGTCACCGAGCCGGATCTTTCCGGTGGTGATCGCCTCCCGGACCAGCAGACCGGTGATGAGGTAGCCGGAGATGACGAAGAAGACGTCCACGCCGACGAAACCGCCGGTCGCCCAGGGAAGGCCGGCGTGGAAGGCGAGCACCGCGAGGACGGCGACCGCGCGCAGGCCCTCGATGTCGGGCCGGAAGGCGGACCGGTGCGGGCTCGGCCCGGACTCGTTGCCGGAGCGGGAGCCGGACGGCAGCCCTCCGGCCCCGGGAGCGGCGCTCCGGCGGGGCCGGCGCCGGCCGGGTGTGACGAGGAAGGACATGCGGATGGTGCCTTTCAGCTCAGCCAGGGAAGCATCGGGTCGACCCACCCCGAGGCCAGCAGGCCGGTCAGCAGGAGGACCGCGGAAGCGGCGACGGTCTCGGGCCAGCGGCGCGGCAGCACGCCGCCGCGCGGGCGCAGCGAGGCCCGTACCCGGGCGCGCACCGGCCCCGCCGCCGGGTGCAGCTCGGCCACCAGGTCCCGGATCAGCGGGACGTTGATCTGGCACTGCACCAGGAGGTAGAGGAGCAGCCCCCAGTTGGGCTCCCAGCCGTTGCGGGCGACGGCGAGCGCGAGACCGGTGGCCGCGGCCCCGTTGGAGAGGACGAGCCAGACGAGCGAGACGGCGATCACCCGGCGGGCCATCCCGCCCGGAGCCCCCGCACCCCGCGCGCCGGTGGGCACCCAGGCGGCGCTGCGCCCCCGCAGCGTGTGTACGAACGCGGCCGCGGCGGCCACGCTGGTCAGGACGTTCGCCCGGATGACCTCCACCCGCCAGCGGGTGCGGCTGATCCGCGGCAGCAGCACGTGCCACAGCCACAGCGGGGCGAGCAGGGGCAGGACGTGCCAGGGCCGGATGTGGTCCGGGAACCAGAACATCATCACCAGCGGCGGCAACGGCGCCGCGAAGGTGTTCACCGCGGTGGTCAGATAGCCGACGATGCCCTCGTAGAAGCACAGCCGCATCCGCCAGGGCGCGTGCATCCGCCGCAGCACGGGCGTGCCGATCAGGTGGAGGTTGCCCATGGCCCACCGGTACTGCTGGTTGACGAAGGAGGTGACCCGGTCGGGCGAGGTGCCCTTGGCGACCAGCACCGGCACGTACTGGGTGCGGAACCCCTGCTCGTGCAGGGCGAGCCCGGTGTACAGGTCCTCGCTGTGGTCGAGCCGGGCGAACCCGCCGGCCAGGTCGATCGCGCTGCGCCGGTACACGGCGTTGCTGCCGCAGCAGATGGCGGCGTCGCTCGCGTCCCGGGACGGCTGGATCCAGCGGAAGAACCATTCCTGCGCGGAGCCGGCGGCCCGCTGGATCCAGCCCATGGTCTCGTCGGTGTCGAAGCACTGCGGGCTCTGCACGATGCCGACGGCCGGGTCGGCCAGGTAGGGCACGAGGTGGCGCAGGAAGTCGGGCCGCGGCGCGAAGTCCGCGTCCAGGATCGCGATGAACTCGGCGCTGCTCAGGGTGAGCGCGTGGTTGAGGTTGCCGGCCTTCTTCAGGTGCCCCCGGTCGGGCCGTACGACGTACTCGTAGCCGTACGAGGCGGCCAGCGCGGCGACTTCGGGCCGGTCGGCGTCGTCCAGGATCCAGACGGTCAGCGCGCCGGGCCAGTCGACGGCCGCGACCGCGCGGTAGGCGTTGGCCAGGACGTCGAGCGGCTCGCCGCAGGTGGGCAGGTACAGATCGACGTCCGGCAGGTCGGCGGGCCGCCAGGCGTGGACGAGCACCTCGTGCGACTGCCGGGTGAGCCGGCGCTGGCGCAGGCTGTTGACGGAGGACAGGACGAGGGCGACGAGGTTGAGCCCGAGGACGGCGAGGAACGTCCACAGGGCCGGTGTCCGCAGGGCGAAGGTGAACATGGTCGCCGCCGTGAACACGAAGGCGAGCGAGGTACTGACGAGGACCCAGCGGCGCTGCGGTCCGAAGTACCAGTAGAGCTCTTCGTCGGACGGTGGCTGCGGAAGATGATGAAAGGTCATAAAGCCCCCCACGGCTGTGCATGTACCCGTTTCAGGCGGCCCATCCTAGTAGTAAAGGTATAGACCAGTTGTTGCGAGAGTGTGGCGCCGGAGCCAATGCGCCACGGATTGGCGCGACTTCAATGGTCCAGACCTCTCGGTTCGCCATTCGACCGGCCCCGTCCGGCGGGTCCGGGAAGGTGCGGGTCACGCGGGGGTGAACAGTCCTGGAACTCGCCGAGGTGGCCGGTCCGGGGGAGGGGCTCGGGGCGGTGGGTCAGGCGGTGAAGATCCGGTCGAGGTGGTGGTGGAGTACCGCGACGGCCGACTCGGGCTTCCGCTGGCCTACCAGGATGCTCGTGCCCATCGTCGCCGTCATGGCGAGCAGGCTGATCGCCTCGATGCGCGCGTCGGCGGACGGGTCGGCCAGACCGCTCTCCTGTGCCTGCCGGAGCAGCCCGGCGACGGCGTTCTCCGCGGCGTCGGGGTTGTCGATGAACGGCTGGGCGGCGAGGGCCTCGTCGGTCACGGACAGGATCGAGTACGAGCTGTAGAGGAGGTGGAAGGTGCGGCCTTCCTCGTCGGTGGGGAGGGAGGCCAGCAGTAGTGCCTCGATGGTCGCGCGCGGGCCGGGGTCCGGGCCGACGGCGCGCAGGCGCTCGCCCACGCGTGCGGTGAAGCGGTCGGTGAGGTGCTGGAGCCCGTAGAAGAGCAGCTTCTCCTTGGTCTCGAAGTAGTACTGCACCAGTCGTAGTGACACCCCTGCCTCCGCCGCGACGTCGCGCATGCCCACGGCATGCAGTCCGCGCCGCCCTGCCACCTGGATGAGCGCCTCGGCGATCTGGGCGCGCCGCTCCTCATGGTCCACACGCTTCGGCATGTGCCGGGCCTCCGCCTGTCGATGGTGAGTTCACATCCGGCCGTTCCGGACCTCTTTATGGTACCGCCGTATCAGCAATATGGTACGTTCGTATCACGAAAAACGGATCTTTCCCGGAGGTGCCCCGTGCCCGAGAACACGACCCGAGTGCGCCGCGACATCGGCCACTACGTGAACGACGAACTGCGCGACCGCTACTTCGCCGCCTGTGACGTCCTCTACGCGAAGGGCGCACCCGCCCGCTCCGAGACGGATGTCGAGACGAGCTTCGGCACCACGCACGTCTACCGGTACGGCCCCACCGACCCTGCGGCCGAGTCGCGCACACCCGTGGTCCTGGTGCACGGTTCGGGAGGCTGCTCCGCCCAGTGGTATCCCAACACCCTTGCCCTCAGTGCCGAGCGTCCCGTCTACGCGCTCGATACTCCCGGCGACCCGGGCCGCAGCGTCCAGCGCGAGCCCATGTGGCAGCCCGAGCGGGCGGCCCAGTGGCTGGAAGAGGCCCTCGACGCGCTGGGCCTGGACAAGGTTCACCTGATCGGCTCCTCGTACGGTGGCTGGCTGGTCATCAACCAGGTCCACCGCCGGCCCGGACGGCTCGCCTCGGTCACCGCCCTCGACCCGGGCGGCCTGGAGAAGGTCGGCCTGCGCTTCT
Proteins encoded in this window:
- a CDS encoding helix-turn-helix transcriptional regulator, yielding MRADRLVSLVLLLRRHGRLTADTLARELQVSTRTVLRDIEALSAAGVPVYAERGRHGGFELLPGFRTELTGLNHDEALALLAAGSGRGERVFGLGQALTSAMRKVVDALPESHRSTASDAAQRFLVEPETDLLSRRPVTDEVPGTTMIEVRRAVLAGHKLRIHYAPTGRPPQWRTVDPIGLVTVRDRAYLLATRSGADRTYRLSRVLAAEELPETAERPNRVDLDRIWRERSARFLSDGHLTVLVRVDPARREDLLDTAVAVRAEEPDPDGRLRLELTFQDSRHAEWALWQLGTDAEALAPPSLRTALRDRAAALAARYADPS
- a CDS encoding alpha/beta hydrolase family protein; the encoded protein is MKKIIRVLTAVATGLVLTAPGTLATPAVAASAPAGVSRIELPKPTGDFAVGRDTLHLVDRERKDPWVPTADRELLLSLYYPALAHTGTPAPYTSAPEAKALLTDRGQLGEYVTPERIAATRTNARTGALPRPAANRYPLVVLSPGFTMPRSSLTTLAEDLASRGYVVAAVDHAYESDGTVFPGGRMLTCKACEQVFPDGSLHRVSDGRARDVPFVLDRLTGPHPAWRYSWLIDPRHIGMAGHSIGGAAASATMAVDPRVDAGVNMDGTFFTPVPQTGLGGRPFLMLAGDPALLPPDFPDTSWEDSWPRLDGWKRWLTVTGAGHPGFTDWPVLGDQAGYPHPETPLSGTRSQQITRAYVGDFFDLHLRGKAAPRLDGPTAADPEVVFHRG
- a CDS encoding subtilase-type protease inhibitor gives rise to the protein MAAAQPSSLYAPSALVFTIAQGDDVATSTVVRAATLSCAPTAQGTHPDPKAACTTLNSTGGALDRLLASPDPDRACPMHYAPVTVTADGVWKGSRVAWKYTFSNTCVMSTTLNGNAVFAF
- a CDS encoding SGNH hydrolase domain-containing protein, which translates into the protein MSFLVTPGRRRPRRSAAPGAGGLPSGSRSGNESGPSPHRSAFRPDIEGLRAVAVLAVLAFHAGLPWATGGFVGVDVFFVISGYLITGLLVREAITTGKIRLGDFFSRRARRLLPSAAVVLAAMAVAGAWLTVPLRRADMEYDVVAAALSFANWRFVSQRTDYLAAGHDQSPLLHFWSLAVEEQFYLFWAPLLAVLVLCAARAVRRGRAVRLVVLLAAAPLALASFAMAVYWTGRSVSLAYLGTPSRVWQFGVGALLALLPWHLMRGPRPLRLLCGWAGASAIGWCVVSYDAGTPYPGHAALVPTLAAAAVILAAIPGRGERHTPGTWDVGRLLAGRAPRAVGRLSYTLYLWHWPVLVLAEARFGTLAWPAKTALTLAAVLPALATMRWVEQPLRRSRTVSELPRRGLSVGVSAIVLPVVLALVVGTTTLRVLGPAGPVDIQGLPPGAASGPTLLARTAGTPLVDGPVVPSPAQARGDFPPDGACEVAPAGTRSPDCLFGAVDSPDRIVLLGDSHAGQWFSPVLALASQRGWALQELVKQGCPLPELAVDSPQLGRAYRECDTWRADSLERLRQQPKPRLIVIASLNRYTDDAQLLAEAWEKTLTPLRALGAPIVYVEDTPVPGRDIPACVSGSPGSPADCAFSRADAQLPDPLARRIASGALPGVRSVGVNRVLCPGDGPTCPAVLDRILLYRDDAHLTNAAAVVLTNRLERLLTEAGLLPAAGGAAPGAAATGTPVPGADGWTRLLRDDFDGPAGARPSAADWVHDIGTCYPGCPAPQWGTGEIETMTDSADNVRLDGKGALEIVPTRKDGRWSSGRIETRRSDFAPPPRGILRIEASIALPDVTGEKAAGYWPAFWTLGAPLRDGYTGWPGVGELDVMESVNGRDTVFGTMHCGVPEGGPCREPAGLTSGPQPCDGCRTAFHSYAVEVDLAPGAQEVRWYLDGRVYHRVAADRMDPGTWEAAVDHGLFLILDVAVGGNLPLADGASAGPATEPGHAMRVDHVTVSAREGNTT
- a CDS encoding glycosyltransferase family 2 protein, giving the protein MTFHHLPQPPSDEELYWYFGPQRRWVLVSTSLAFVFTAATMFTFALRTPALWTFLAVLGLNLVALVLSSVNSLRQRRLTRQSHEVLVHAWRPADLPDVDLYLPTCGEPLDVLANAYRAVAAVDWPGALTVWILDDADRPEVAALAASYGYEYVVRPDRGHLKKAGNLNHALTLSSAEFIAILDADFAPRPDFLRHLVPYLADPAVGIVQSPQCFDTDETMGWIQRAAGSAQEWFFRWIQPSRDASDAAICCGSNAVYRRSAIDLAGGFARLDHSEDLYTGLALHEQGFRTQYVPVLVAKGTSPDRVTSFVNQQYRWAMGNLHLIGTPVLRRMHAPWRMRLCFYEGIVGYLTTAVNTFAAPLPPLVMMFWFPDHIRPWHVLPLLAPLWLWHVLLPRISRTRWRVEVIRANVLTSVAAAAAFVHTLRGRSAAWVPTGARGAGAPGGMARRVIAVSLVWLVLSNGAAATGLALAVARNGWEPNWGLLLYLLVQCQINVPLIRDLVAELHPAAGPVRARVRASLRPRGGVLPRRWPETVAASAVLLLTGLLASGWVDPMLPWLS
- a CDS encoding TetR/AcrR family transcriptional regulator, with product MPKRVDHEERRAQIAEALIQVAGRRGLHAVGMRDVAAEAGVSLRLVQYYFETKEKLLFYGLQHLTDRFTARVGERLRAVGPDPGPRATIEALLLASLPTDEEGRTFHLLYSSYSILSVTDEALAAQPFIDNPDAAENAVAGLLRQAQESGLADPSADARIEAISLLAMTATMGTSILVGQRKPESAVAVLHHHLDRIFTA
- a CDS encoding alpha/beta fold hydrolase gives rise to the protein MPENTTRVRRDIGHYVNDELRDRYFAACDVLYAKGAPARSETDVETSFGTTHVYRYGPTDPAAESRTPVVLVHGSGGCSAQWYPNTLALSAERPVYALDTPGDPGRSVQREPMWQPERAAQWLEEALDALGLDKVHLIGSSYGGWLVINQVHRRPGRLASVTALDPGGLEKVGLRFFVWIFASLFATYAPKAWRPRLAKWLEQPVIVVPELRAMIQASVKAFRIRRPAPLPLSDAELGSIRTPFYLIMGKRSLLVHPKRQLERVPRLIPGARAEIVAATGHGPQIDHPDLVNARMLSFMEDVDSLAPAGA